Within Agarivorans litoreus, the genomic segment GCTAGGTGCTGGCCGTTAAAGCGACTGGCTTCTCCTCGATAGGCCAAATGTCCATTAATGTTAGCTAAGCAGCCCCAATCGGCACTCACTAAATAGCTGGCACCAGAACCTTGTAAATGCCTGGCTTTATCTTCCACCATGGCTTGACTTATCTCGCTATGGCGCAGCGAGAAGCTGCCACCAAAACCACAACATTCGCTTTCGTACTCTGCTTTTTTAAGTTCTACTTTATCTAGCTGAGACAGCAAAGCTTGCGAGCTGGCATGGATCCCCAACTCTCTTCGCCCGCTGCAGGAGGTGTGTAACACAACCGAGGTTAAGGGCCCTTGGTCGTGTAGTTTTGCCCGGCAAATATGGGCTAAAAATTCGCTAAACTCAAAAACCCGTTCAGCAAATGCTTCCGCTTGGTCGGCGTAAATATCATCATTAGCAAATAAGTGGGGATAGTGTTTAAACATCATTCCGGCACAAGAGCCCGACATCACGACTATTGGGTGATCTTCGGGAAATAGTGCCATTTGGCTTAAGGCAACGGTTTTTGCTTGTTCTTGGTAGCCAGAGGTATAGGCAGGTTGGCCACAGCAGCTTTGTTTTTCTACCCAAATAACCTCTACCCCTTCTCGTTCAATTAACTCTATGGCGGCTATGCCACCATCGGGATCAAGCAGGTCTAGCAAGCAAGTTGCGTAAAAATACACCTTACTGGGTTTGCTGGGGTATATCCTTAATCCCGTTTGACTCATCCCTTTCCCTTACTAATAAACAACCAGCTATAAAACAAGGTTTAGCATTTTAGCTTTGATTTTAGTTAATCCTGCTCCGGCGGAAATCAGACCTTAGTGCAAGTAAACCGTGAAGTACCAAGCAAGCCTTAGCTAAAACCACACTTTTAATTAACATTTACTTTACACCTTGGCAATTTATCCATATATAGAAACAAAGAAATTAATTATTTCCAAAATATGCCAAATGTAGATGATTTGATTTTATTTGCCGACGTGGTTGAGCAAGGCTCGTTCTCTCGGGTTGCAGAACAGCGCGAGTTAACTAATTCGGTAGTGAGCAAGCGCGTGGCTCGTTTAGAGCAGCAACTGGCGGTACAACTGCTCTATCGCACTACCCGTAAACTCTCGCTCACCGAGGCCGGCCAAGCACTATATAGCCAAGCCAAACACATTGCGCTTAGTGCACAAGAAGCCTTTGCCGAAGTAGGCGAATATGGCGAAAGCCTAAGCGGCAAGATCCGCATTAGTGTGCCAACGATCTCGGGCGAACTGTTGCTTGCCGAAGCTTTAGCAGCATTTAGCGAACAACACCCCGAAATTAGCATTGAGATGTCGATGGATAATCGCTTTGTAGACTTGCTAGAAGATGGTTTTGATTTGGTGATTCGCACCGGCAGCTTGCCTGACTCATCGTTAATTGCCAGGCATATTATCGACTCGCATTGGGTGGTGGTAGCCAGCCCAGCTTACTTAAAACAGCATGGCACTCCCAAAGCCCCAGATGAGCTTAAACAACATCGCTGCCTAAGTTATAGCTATCAAGAAGGAGGCGCCGAAGACTGGCTATTTAAGGTTGGGGAGAATACTCAAGCCATTCGCATTAACAGCGGCTTTAGCACCAATAACGCGCGAGCATTACGCAAAACGGCGTTAGCTGGGCATGGTTTAATTTATGTACCACGATGTTTGGTGTACCAAGATTTAGCCAAACAAGACTTACAAGAAGTCCTAACAGGCCAAGCTGCAAAGGTGCTAGGCATTTACGCCATGTATCCTTTTACCCGCCAGCAACCCAAAAAAATCAAATTGCTGATTGAACATATAAGGCAGCACTATCTAGCCATTTCGGAGTATTTTTAGGCTTTTAGCACAAAATGACTAAATTGTAACCAGCCTTGCTAAAATGCCCTCTATACTTTGCCTAAGCCAATAAAATATTTAACTAATAATGCCAATTCGATTGCTAATCCTAAGCTTTTTGTTGATTCCTTTTTTCATTAATGCTGCTTCATTAATGAAAATCGCCGTGCTCGACTACGATTTAGATTCGAGCGAAGATGAGCCCGGTCTAAATTACTTGGTAGAAGCCGCCGCAAAAATGGATATTAAGTTGGAGCTTATTCCATTGCCAGAAACGCGTGCTCACCGTTTGGTGCAACATGGCGAGTTAGATGGCGAGGCTTTCCCCTACGAAATATCAGGGCATGATTCTAGCCACATGATAAAAATTGATGTGCCCATCGAGAGCTCCTCGCTGTGGATTTGGGTACCCGAGACTCATAGTTGCCCAAGTGACCCAAACCAGCTGAGTAACTTTAAACCGGTAGGTTTAAATGGCATTCCCTACTTTGGTATTTTTTATCAATTATCCGAAGTGGGTTTTGAGAAAGTATCTACCCCGCACATAATGGTGAAAATGCTTCGCCGTCATCGTGCCGATTACTTCCCCGCAAGTAAACGCTCCATAGAGTTTTTACTTGATGAAACCGATCAAGCTTTAATAAAACCTTGCTTCAAAGAACCTTTTATTACCATAACCAGCTACTTCTACTTAAATGAAAAACATCACGCCATTGCCGAGCAATTTAAACAAAAACTCGCAGAAGCAGTAAGCCTTCACTCTGACGATGACGACGATTAAGCACTTAAGCTAAAACGCTAACTCCATATAGAAAAACAAGTAAATACTGCTCAAGACTAGAGCCTAAGCAAAAGTACTGGTAGTGTTCGCTTAAGCAATCACTTAACCATGCAGGAGCTTAGGTTTTGAGCCGTTCTTCTTTCCAACAGTTTCATTGGCAGTCTCAACAGTTTGGCTGTGCCAGCAATGACATCGATAGATTCTATTCATTACTTCATGAACAAATGCAGCGTTTAGGCATGCAACAGCAAACACTTGGTAAAATTGAAAGCTACCCTGTTGATTTATATCGCTCTGCGGAGCCCAAGCCACATTTACCTAATATTCTTATTAGCGCTGGCTTTCATGGAGAAGAAGCAGCTGGACCATGGGGCATGTTAAAGTTTCTTAGCCAGCTTAACGATGATGTATTTCTATCAGTAAACTTAAGCCTATTGCCGCTAGTAAACCCTACAGGATTTAAAGCCGGACATCGCTTTAACCAATATGGTGAAAACCCCAATCGTGGCTTTGGTGTAACCGATGGCACCGCAATTGAAACCGAAGAAAGCTCTAAAGAAGGCAAGCTGCTTATTAAGCAACAAGCGCTGCTAAAAGCACTAAGCAGTGACGGCATACTGACCTGCCACGAAGATGTATTGCAACACCACTGCTATGTGTATTCTTTTGAGCCAGAGCAAGATGCAGGGCCTTTTAGCCTAGGTTTGCGAGATAGCTTGGCGCAGTACTTTAAAGTGGCCGAGGACAACAGCATTGACGGTTGCCCACTAGATGATGGCTTAATTCACAACCATTACGACAGCTCGTTTGAATCATGCTTAGTGCGCATTGGTGCTAAACGCGGCGCGTGCAGCGAAACCCCTGCACGAGAAGATTTTGACCAGCGCATCAATGCTAACTGCGCTGTGATGCAACAATTTGTTCGTTCAAGCCAATAACTAAAAAGCCGCTAACTAGGGTCTGTTGATCTTTGCTGATGGTTTTTGCAGCAATTTATTAGCCATTTAGGCAAGGCAGTGAGTGTGCAGTTAAGTGGGCTTAATCATCACTCGCTAACGCTGAATAAATGGCTAAGAAATGCTGCCCGAAAGGTTCGGATAAGCGAACTTTACTCTTTGTTAAGCACTTCTTGCTTAGTCCACTAGGCTTCTAAGTGCTCGCCGCGATTGAAGCCCGCTTATTTCGAACAAAATTTCAACACCAAAGTTCAACTGCCCCTCGCCTCTGCAGGGGGATTGTTTTGTAGCTCAAGCTGCATTTCAATAACCCCATCTTCCAACTCAAATTTCACTTTAAAACCAAGGTGTTTGGCTAAACCCGCCATGCCGCGGTTTTGGATCATGGTCATGCCACTTAAGGTTTGGGTGCCCATTTGTTGATAGTAGCGAATCATCTTTTGCAGCAAGTGTTTACCTAAACCTTGGCCTTGCAAGTCACTTCTCACCACCATGGCAAACTCAGCATCTAAGTTGTCGGGATCGATGCTGGCGCGCACTACTCCTAGAATTGCCCGGTCATCATCGGCTTGCTCATCTACCGCAATAAAGGCCATTTCTCGGGCGTAATCAATTTGAGTGAGCAAGGCCATTTCTTCATGGGTCATTTGGCCGCGTGCACCAAAGTAACGCTTGTAGCGATCTTCTTCGGTAAGCGATGAGTCGAAGGCCAAATGGTTAGGCTCGTCTTCTGGCAAAATCGGGCGAAGCAATACCTTTGTGCCGTTTTTAGTCTGACAATATTCTTCTAGCTCTTTAGGGTAAGGGCGAATAGCTAAACGCTGAGCAAGCCGTTCATCCACTTTTTGCAAACGCATATTCACGTCAAGCAAGGTGATGTTATCCCCCGCAGCTAGCACTGGGTTAAGATCTAAACGAGCAATCTCTGGGCAATCGATAATCAAGTTTGATAGCCGAGTTAACATGCTGCAAAGCGCCTGCATTTTTAATCCGTTAGGCAAGCGTCTGTCTCGTATTTTTTCTGCTTTAAGCGCCGAGATAACCAAATAACGCGCCAAACTCATATTAAGTGGCGGAAGCGCCACCGCTGCATCTTGGGTTTCGTCCCACTCAGAGCCGCCTTCGCCTAAGAAAATAGCAGGGCCAAATACCGGGTCATTAATTACTGCCACACGCAGCTCTTGTGCGCCAGCAGTTAAGGCCATTCGTTGCAGGATCATGCCTTCAACCTTGGCTTGTGGGTAAGCTTGCTTAACCCTATCGACCATTGATTCTGCGGCTATTTCCAGCTCATGCTGGTTATTAATGTTTAGGCTCACACCATGCACATCAGATTTATGCAGTATATCGGGCGACTGAATTTTTAAGGCTACCGGATAGCCAATGTTGTCGGCACAACTAATGGCTTCTTCAACATTGTGTACAAACCAGGTATCGATGATTTGCAAACCGTAAGCCTGTAGTAAAGGTTTAGCGTCATGGGTTTCCAACACAAATATATCTTTATCAATCGCTTGCTGGAGCAACTGCTTAGCACCTTGATCAACCAAGGTTTTGTCGGTAGTACTGGGGGTTTCTGACAACAATTTTTGGTTGCGGCGAAACTCAACCATGTGCATGAATGCTCCCACAGCCCCTTCTGGGGTGCGGTAAGTCGGAATGCCCGCTTTAGTGAACGCCAAACGGCCAGAATAGGCGGTTTCTTCCCCCATCCAATTGGTAAGTATATTGAGGCGACGCGCCTTGCTATCTTGCTTAATCACATTAATTAAGGCATCAGCGGTAGACTCTGCCCCCGCCAGTGCCGAAGGTGCGTGCATTAGCAGCAATGCGTCTGCTTCGCCGGAACTAGCAACTATATCTAAGGCTTTGGCATAACGAGAAGGATCAGCATCACCAACAATATCTAAGGGGTTTTGCCCCGACCATGCGCTGGGTAGCACCTCAGACAGCTTAGCCAAAGTATCGTCCGAGAACTCCGCTAGTTTCCCCCCTCGCTCCATCAAGGCATCAACCGCCAGCACCGCTGGCCCGCCGCCGTTGCTTATAATCGCCAAACGTTCGCCTTGCAATGGATTGGCGTAAGTGAGTGTTTCTACCGCAGCAAACAACTCATGTAGGTCTTTTACTCGTAACATACCAGCACGCTTAAATGCCGCGTCGTATACCGCGTCGTTACCCACCAATCCGCCAGTATGCAGGGCTGCAGCTTGCGCACCTAGACGGCTGCGGCCAGACTTAATCACCAATATGGCTTTGTTGCGTGAGGCCGCTCGAGCAGCCGACATAAAGCGCTGGGTATCCTTCACCGAGTCGATATACAGCATAATCACTTGGGTTTTGGCATCTCTGGCTAAGAAGTCGAGCAATTCGCCAAAGTCGATATCTAAGGCATCTCCCAATGAGATAAAGGATGAGAAGCCAATGCCCTTGTTGTTTGCCCAATCGAGCACGGTTGTGCACACGGCAGCAGATTGCGACACAAAGGCAATCTTGCCTGGCTGGCTATTGGCGTGGGCGAATGAGGCATTTAATCCAATGTTAGGCAACATTAAACCCAAGCTGTTTGGCCCTAAAATGCGCATGCCGTAACGCTGGCCAAACGCCAACACTTGTTCGGCAATTGTTTGCTCTTGACCGTCTAACTTAATGTCTAAACCACCGGCTGTAATAATGGCAGCTTTACAACCAAATTGGCCGAGCTTTTCCACGACCTCTAGTAAGCGGCTGGCGTTGACACACACAACGGCTAAATCTGGACGCTGGGGAAGCTTCTCGATACTTGGATAGGCCAATACACCAAGCACTGCCTTGTACTTAGGGCTAACCGGCATAACGGGGCCATTAAAACCAGCGCTCATTAGGTTCTTCATTACCACGTTGCCAGCACGTGAAGCGCGATTAGATGCACCAATTACCGCGATAGACTTTGGCGAAAACAAATCATGCAGCTTACGTTGACTCATTAGCGGGATCTCTTTGGCTGAACTAAAGCAATTAAACCCAAGTGTAACGTGTATCGACTGAGACTAAAGTATTCATTGTTCACACAATTTACATCGCTAGACCAAGGTAGTAGTTAGTTTTACCAAAACCGTTTTGGTGTAACTAGCCCAGTAAATTGGCTCGCCACAAAAAATACAACCATTGAGCAACATTACAACTACAATTAACTCAAAGTCACCTTGGTTTTTTTAACTCACACCAGTTTTTTATACAAACAACTGGACAAAAAGCATTTTTTTTATTCATATCTTAAAGAAACCCTGCAATTTTAAGGAAGAAAGCATGGCGTTAACCTCTATTCGTGCAATTGACTACATGACCAAAAATCCGGTCACAGTAACTCCTTCAAACTCATTGTTTGAAGCCATCGACATCATGCTTACTGCCAAGGTATCAGGTGCAACCGTTATTAATGAGCGACGTGAAGTTGTGGGGGTAATCTCTGAAATAGATTGTTTGCAGGCGATATTAAAAGGTACCTACCACGGTGAAATTGGAGGTTCTGTCGCCGATTACATGACTGAAGAAGTGGATATTATTGGCACCGACATGGATATTTTAGCCGTTGCTGAAAAACTCATTCAGAAAAAGCGCCGCAGAATGCCAGTGGTGCAAAATGGCAAGTTTATTGGCCAGTACAGTATTCGTAGTATTCTTAATGCAGTTAAAGAGTTCAATCTCAAATAACGAGTTCACTGTGCTTTACTCACTAAAAGGGCAGCTAAACTGCCCTTTTTTGCTCTCTGTGACATACCGATTAATGAACTTGGTTAACCACCATCTGAGATTGCAAACCCTCTATTTCGGCAATAATTCCAGCAGTGTTTTCACTGTCTGGCACCATTAGATCAAGTTCGGCAGTAAATACACTTCCCCCAGCCTCAGGTACGCTCATTCGATGGCATTCAAGCTTGTTAACATTAACACCATGTCCCACCAATAAACGGGTAATATCATTAATTAAGCCGGGGCGATCTTCTGCATCAATGACCAAACTTAATGATTCACTTTGAGATAAGTGGGCAGGTTTGCAGCCGTTAATGCTTAAGTGTAAGTCATCTACTGCAAGCAAGGCTTGCTGCAAGGCCTGAGTATTTTTTTGCGGAACCTGCACTTTGAAGATACAAGCCACTTGACCATCTAAATTTACCACCCGACTACTTAACCACTTTCCTTGATGAGAGTGGGTAATATCGGCCAAGCGATTTAGTGTACCGGGCTTATCTTCCCCGGTGGCAGTAACTAAAAATAGATCGCTCATACATCTACCCCTTTATGCTAAAACCTAGTTTAAGTTTATACCACCCAGCGGCAAAGGGTGTGACAAGACGCAGGATTTGAGCGGGTCAGCAGTAAAAGCTTGTAAAAATGCTAACTGCGCAGAAAATGCATAGTTATTAATAAGTTTGCTTGGCAAGCCCAATAAAAAAGCCGACTTTCGTCGGCTTTTAAAATCGCTATTTTTTGCTATAAACGCCAACATTTTTGAAGCCAGCATCTTGCAAATACAAAGCCTGTAGTTTGCTCATAACCCCTCGGTCACAATACAGCATGTAATGCTTAGATTGATCTAAATCGCCAAACTGAGTGGCTAACTTAAAGAATGGGATATGCTTTACTTCTACTTCTTCTAAGCTAAAAGGCTGTTGTTCCTGCTCCTCTATCGAGCGAATGTCTAATACTACCGCTTCTTTGTCTTGTGCTAGTTCTTCTTCACCAGCGACTTCAGTCACTTGTTCGTCAGCTTCTTTGGTTACATCACGAATATCGGTAATGCGGCACTCTTCTACTACCTTATCCAAAATCGTAAAATCGAAATTTTGCTCTTCGGCTAGCAATTTCGACTCAACTGCTTTCACCGTAGGCTTGTTAGAAATAACACCGCAATACTCTGGCATGGTTTCGGCAAAATCGTTGGTGCCAATATGCTTAGCCGTATCAATAATATCTTGTTTATCGGTGGCAATTAGCGGGCGAAGAATCAAGGTTTCTGACACTCGGTCAATCATGCTTAAGTTAACTAAGGTTTGACTAGAAACTTGGCCTACTGCTTCCCCCGTGACCAGTGCGGGAATATCCAGCTGCTGAGCCACTTTTGACGCTGCCCGCACCATCATACGTTTAAGTACTACGCCCATTTGGCCGTTGTCTACTTTTTCAAGGATCTCGTTCACCACTGGATCAAAGTCTACCGCAACAAACTTAACCCTATGTGATGAACCAAAACGCTTCCATAGGTGGTGGGCGACTTGCTTCACGCCTAGTTCATGAGCGCGCCCACCTAGGTTAAAGAAACAATAGTGTACTTTTGCGCCACGCTTGATGAGTTGATAACTCGACACGCCCGAGTCAAAACCACCGGAAATAAGCGACAATACACTTTCTTGGGTTGCGATAGGAAAGCCGCCTAAACCTGGGTGCTTCTCTTGCACCAGATACATCACGTCGTCGGCGATTTCGATTTTCACCGTAACATCAGGATTTTTTAACCGCACCCCATTGCTCTCGCAATGTTGGTTTAAACCACCACCAACATAACGCTCTACTTCAATAGATGAGAAATCATGTTTACCACTGCGCTTAACCCGCACACAAAATGTTTTGTCTTTTAAGCGATCTTTCCAAGCGTCAAACGTTAACTCATAGATGTTGTGTAAATCGGTATAGCGATGCTGTTTCACTTCCAAAAAGTGCACGATACCCGGAGTGGAAGAAAGCGCTTGAATCACCGCTTCGCGGTTTTCTTCGCTGTCGTTACGTGAAGTAACAACCATTCGGTCCCAATCTAAACGCACTCGAATAGTTTCATCGATTGGACTAATTACATTGCGAATATTGCTTTGAAGAATTTTACTGAAGCGCTTACGAACCGGCTTACTCTTCATGGCAATTTCTGGAAATAGTTTAACGATGAACTTCATAACTCAAGGGCCTTGATAAATTTGGGCGCGAATTATACCGCGAGTTAAGGCAGCGAGCCAATATTGTTTAGTTTAGCTCGCCTTGGCAGGAATTTTGGGGAAAGTACACATAGAGAAAGTACAAAACTCGCTTAGCTCAGCTAAGCGAGTGGGATTATTTACTCTTCTCCAGAAACGGCGATCTCGCCTGATTGAGAAGCCTTACCTTGCATAATGCCTATCTCTACCCGGCGGTTACGACGGCGGTTCTCGATGGTATTGTTTTTCATTAAAGGCTGAGTGTCTGCCAATCCGCTAACAATTAAGCGCTCTTCGGCAAAGCCACGTACTTTAATGAGTTCATGAGCCACCGACACAGCACGCTGACTAGATAAATCCCAGTTTGAGCGGTACAACTCTGACTCTGCTTGCTGGTTATCGGTATGGCCAGACACGGTGACAATACCAGGAATGTCTTTAATCACCTCTCCCACACGGCGAATAACCGGGCGAAACTTAGGTTGTAAAAAGGCAGAGCCTGAAGGGAAAGCCCCCTTCTCTCGTACCCGAATAATAATTTGCTGGCCAAGCGACTCCACTTCAATGGCGCCATCTTCAATTTGGTCACGCAACTGCTGGGCAATTCGTTTAGCCGTTTCATTTTGTTGGGCTTGGGTTTCGGATTGGCTTTGTGAAGACTGAGCTTGGGTTGCTGAGGCTCGGCCACCCGTTTGCTGGCCAGCGGCTTTTTGCTGACCACCAGCATCGGCTTCTTCACCATCATGAAACTCAAGCTTGGCCTGAGTCATATCAATGGTTTGCTGCATGATGGTTTCGATAGGTGTTGGCTCAGGGCGGCCCGGTCTAAACTCTTGTGCAATAACCGAGGTTCCTTTTGGAATGTCTTTTACTTCCAGTAGGTTTTGCACACCAAAAGCATACTTCATTGAACCAGCAATTTGCTTAAACTTTAGTACGTCCATTTCCGAGAAGGCCAACAGCAATACAAAGAAGCACATCAACAGAGACATGAGATCGGCGAAGGTGCCCATCCATGCGGGCAGTCCTTCTGGGGGGCACTTGCAAGGTTCTTCCATACTGCGCTACCTACTCGTCTGTTGTGCCTAGTGAGCGTTTGCCTTCTGGCAAGTAGTTTTTCAAAACACCCTCAATCACTCGCGGATTCTGGCCATCTTGAATACCCAATACAGCATCCAGAATCAAACTACGGTTAAGCTTTTCTTCACCAGCACGCAACAGCAATTTTTCGCTAATAGGAATGGCCACCATGTTGGCAAGAATTGCACCATACAAAGTCGTTAACAAGGCTACCGCCATAGCTGGGCCAATGGATTTTGGGTCATCCATGTTAGATAACATGGCTACCAGACCAATCAAGGTACCAATCATCCCCATGGCTGGCGCTACATCACCCAGCGCTTTAAAAATACCGGCGCCAAACTCATGGCGCTCGGAAGTGAGCAAGATGTCCTTTTCCATAGTGGCGCGCACTACGTCAGCATCGTGGCCATCCACCAGCATATCGATGCCTTTTTGCATAAAGGGGTTGGAAATCTCGGCTTCTTCTAAGGCCAAAAAGCCACCTTTTCGGGCCGCGTCTGCCATTTCTACAGAGCGCTCAATCAAATCATCGGGCTTATCAACTTTGAACATGAAAGCCTTAGCCGCAATTTTCACTGCGCCTAAAAATTGACCTAAATTGTACTTCATCAATACAACAAACAAGGAGCCACAAAAAACAATTAGTACCGAAGGAATGTCGATAAAAATCTCGATTCCGCCACCCATCACCATCGCCATAACAACAAAGGCGAAGGCGCCGATAATCCCAATCAGCGTTGCTAAATCCACTGCTTTTTCCTTTTAACCTGTAGCCTAGAGATTCTAATTAAACTAATACTAGTCTACTCGCACACCAGAATCGAAGGTAATTTTGTGTTCTCATTTCAATATCTTGACCTACCAAGCTCTACTATATTTATCGGCCAATATAAAAATACTTGAGTCGCAAGTTTGACCTACCCAAACGGCTAAGGTAACTTTGCGCCAGAATATGCTTGATAGAGGCTTTAGCATGGTTGCAAAAAAACCAGAAAAAATGAAGTTTGAAGAAACCTTAAATGAACTTGAAGACATTGTTCAACAGCTTGAACAAGGTGAGCTAAGCCTAGAAGATTCTCTTAAGCAATTTGAACGCGGCATCAGTTTAGCCAATGCTGGCCAAGCTAAACTGCAACAGGCTCAACAGCAAGTTGAGATACTTCGCCAAGGGCCAAATGGCGATTCACTAGAACCTTTAGTGCAGGAGCCTTCTGAGTGAACGCTAGTTTAGCCAGTACCATTGTTGACTACCAATCCCAAATAAACACCCATTTAGACAGTGTTTTAGCCAATCAAGTTGTTAATGACCCCAAGCTACTGGCAGCCATGCGTCACGGCCTATTGCTAGGCGGTAAGCGAGTGCGCCCGCTGCTGGTATATTTGGTAGGCCAATTAACCAATGCGCCCAAAGACATACTTAATGCCGCTGCAGCTGCTGTAGAATGCATTCACGCCTATTCGTTGATTCATGACGACCTACCAGCCATGGATGATGATGAACTACGCCGTGGCCAACCAACTTGCCATATTGCCTATGATGAAGCGACTGCCATTCTAGCCGGTGATGCCTTACAAAGCCTCGCCTTTAGCTTAGTTGCCGAAGCGCCTGCCAGCGATACCCAAAAAGTGGCCATGCTTAAAATATTAAGCCAAGCGGCTGGTTATAACGGTATGTGTGGTGGTCAAGCGCTAGATATTGCCGCAACCAACCAACAGGTTAGCCTTGAGCAGCTGGAAGAAGTGCACCAACATAAAACCGGTGCTCTAATCAAAGCAGCGGTAATGTTAGGCGCGGTTTGTGGCGAGATTGAGCACGCAAATGAGCAGCAAGCTTTAGCTCGTTATGCAGATGCCTTAGGCTTAGCCTTTCAAGTTCGTGATGACATTTTGGATATAATTAGTGATACCGACACTTTAGGTAAACCTCAGGGCTCAGATCAAGCCCTAAATAAGAGCACTTACCCAAGTTTATTGGGCCTTGAAGGCGCAATAGAAAAAGCTGAAAACCTAGGTAAAGAAGCGCTTCAAGCCTTAGAGACTTTGCCTTACAATAGTGAGTTGCTAGCCTTATTAGCTGATTATGTCGTACATCGAAACAACTAGTCGTCAACAATAAGAATAATGATAAGCATTTTATATGACACTGAATATTAAAGATTACCCTACGCTTGCTCTGGCTGATTTGCCGCCGCAACTTCGTCAGCTTGAGCAGCAACAGCTACCTCAGCTGTGTGATGAACTGCGCCAATACCTTCTTAACAGTGTCAGCCAATCGAGTGGCCATTTAGCATCAGGTTTAGGTGCGGTTGAGTTAACGGTTGCCTTGCATTACGTCTATAACACCCCGTTTGATAAATTGGTTTGGGATGTAGGCCACCAAGCTTATCCGCACAAAATTTTAACTGGTCGCCGTGAAAAAATGTCGACTATTCGTCAGTTTAAAGGTTTGCACCCTTTCCCATGGCGCGGTGAAAGTGAATATGATGTACTCAGCGTAGGCCATTCAAGCACTTCTATTGGTGCCGCCTTAGGCATGGCCATTGCGGCTGAGAAAGAGCAACAAGGTCGTAAAGTAGTTGCAGTTATCGGTGATGGCGCCATGACCGCAGGTATGGCTTTTGAAGCACTAAACCATGCCGGTGCGATTCATAACGACATGCTAGTGATCCTTAATGACAACGAGATGTCGATTTCCGAAAATGTTGGCGCCCTGAACAATTCTTTAGCCAATATTCTTTCTGGCTCTTTGTACTCGTCGCTGCGTGAAGGTGGTAAAAAAGTATTAAGTGGTATGCCTCCAATTAAAGAGCTAGCCCGCAGGGCTGAAGAACATCTAAAAGGCATGGTGGTGCCGGGCACCTTATTTGAAGAA encodes:
- a CDS encoding LysR family transcriptional regulator — translated: MPNVDDLILFADVVEQGSFSRVAEQRELTNSVVSKRVARLEQQLAVQLLYRTTRKLSLTEAGQALYSQAKHIALSAQEAFAEVGEYGESLSGKIRISVPTISGELLLAEALAAFSEQHPEISIEMSMDNRFVDLLEDGFDLVIRTGSLPDSSLIARHIIDSHWVVVASPAYLKQHGTPKAPDELKQHRCLSYSYQEGGAEDWLFKVGENTQAIRINSGFSTNNARALRKTALAGHGLIYVPRCLVYQDLAKQDLQEVLTGQAAKVLGIYAMYPFTRQQPKKIKLLIEHIRQHYLAISEYF
- a CDS encoding N-acetyl-ornithine deacetylase, with translation MSRSSFQQFHWQSQQFGCASNDIDRFYSLLHEQMQRLGMQQQTLGKIESYPVDLYRSAEPKPHLPNILISAGFHGEEAAGPWGMLKFLSQLNDDVFLSVNLSLLPLVNPTGFKAGHRFNQYGENPNRGFGVTDGTAIETEESSKEGKLLIKQQALLKALSSDGILTCHEDVLQHHCYVYSFEPEQDAGPFSLGLRDSLAQYFKVAEDNSIDGCPLDDGLIHNHYDSSFESCLVRIGAKRGACSETPAREDFDQRINANCAVMQQFVRSSQ
- a CDS encoding (Fe-S)-binding protein; this encodes MSQTGLRIYPSKPSKVYFYATCLLDLLDPDGGIAAIELIEREGVEVIWVEKQSCCGQPAYTSGYQEQAKTVALSQMALFPEDHPIVVMSGSCAGMMFKHYPHLFANDDIYADQAEAFAERVFEFSEFLAHICRAKLHDQGPLTSVVLHTSCSGRRELGIHASSQALLSQLDKVELKKAEYESECCGFGGSFSLRHSEISQAMVEDKARHLQGSGASYLVSADWGCLANINGHLAYRGEASRFNGQHLASFLWQRTKGAKA
- a CDS encoding bifunctional acetate--CoA ligase family protein/GNAT family N-acetyltransferase, with the translated sequence MSQRKLHDLFSPKSIAVIGASNRASRAGNVVMKNLMSAGFNGPVMPVSPKYKAVLGVLAYPSIEKLPQRPDLAVVCVNASRLLEVVEKLGQFGCKAAIITAGGLDIKLDGQEQTIAEQVLAFGQRYGMRILGPNSLGLMLPNIGLNASFAHANSQPGKIAFVSQSAAVCTTVLDWANNKGIGFSSFISLGDALDIDFGELLDFLARDAKTQVIMLYIDSVKDTQRFMSAARAASRNKAILVIKSGRSRLGAQAAALHTGGLVGNDAVYDAAFKRAGMLRVKDLHELFAAVETLTYANPLQGERLAIISNGGGPAVLAVDALMERGGKLAEFSDDTLAKLSEVLPSAWSGQNPLDIVGDADPSRYAKALDIVASSGEADALLLMHAPSALAGAESTADALINVIKQDSKARRLNILTNWMGEETAYSGRLAFTKAGIPTYRTPEGAVGAFMHMVEFRRNQKLLSETPSTTDKTLVDQGAKQLLQQAIDKDIFVLETHDAKPLLQAYGLQIIDTWFVHNVEEAISCADNIGYPVALKIQSPDILHKSDVHGVSLNINNQHELEIAAESMVDRVKQAYPQAKVEGMILQRMALTAGAQELRVAVINDPVFGPAIFLGEGGSEWDETQDAAVALPPLNMSLARYLVISALKAEKIRDRRLPNGLKMQALCSMLTRLSNLIIDCPEIARLDLNPVLAAGDNITLLDVNMRLQKVDERLAQRLAIRPYPKELEEYCQTKNGTKVLLRPILPEDEPNHLAFDSSLTEEDRYKRYFGARGQMTHEEMALLTQIDYAREMAFIAVDEQADDDRAILGVVRASIDPDNLDAEFAMVVRSDLQGQGLGKHLLQKMIRYYQQMGTQTLSGMTMIQNRGMAGLAKHLGFKVKFELEDGVIEMQLELQNNPPAEARGS
- a CDS encoding glycine cleavage system protein R gives rise to the protein MSDLFLVTATGEDKPGTLNRLADITHSHQGKWLSSRVVNLDGQVACIFKVQVPQKNTQALQQALLAVDDLHLSINGCKPAHLSQSESLSLVIDAEDRPGLINDITRLLVGHGVNVNKLECHRMSVPEAGGSVFTAELDLMVPDSENTAGIIAEIEGLQSQMVVNQVH
- a CDS encoding CBS domain-containing protein, which codes for MALTSIRAIDYMTKNPVTVTPSNSLFEAIDIMLTAKVSGATVINERREVVGVISEIDCLQAILKGTYHGEIGGSVADYMTEEVDIIGTDMDILAVAEKLIQKKRRRMPVVQNGKFIGQYSIRSILNAVKEFNLK